CATCCTTGTATATGTATGCCATTTTCTTCACCGGGGGCTGGCACACGAAAGAGGCGTAATGGGTATGCCCTGCTTCCCCATTTTCATCCTCCTGTTCTTGTTTCCTTTCAGCAAATCTGACGATCAACTGACACAGGGGAAGCCACTCTCCCCTGGTGATCTGCTCGTCTCCAAGGATGGCGTCTTCGCTCTCGGCTTCTTCTCCCCCGCCAACTCCAACAGGAGCCTATATGTTGGAATTTGGTTCTACAACATCCCGGAGAGCAGCCGCGCCATCGTATGGGTTGCCAACCGCGACAGCCCGGCCACCACCGCTTCACCCGCGACACTCGCCATCAGCGTCAAGTCCGACCTCGTGCTGTCGGATTCTGAAGGCCGCATGCTTTGGATGACAAAGAACAACATCACGGCCGATGAAGACGCGAGAGCCTCTGCGGTGCTGCTCGACACGGGGAACTTGGTCCTCCGGTCTCCGAACGGCACAGTCGTATGGCAGAGCTTCGATCACCCGACCGACACCATCTTCCCGGGCATGAGATTTCTGCTGAGCTACAAGGGCCGTGTGGTGGGCCGCCTTGTCGCTTGGAAGGGCCCGGATGACCCATCCGTAGGAGACTTCTCGTTCGGTCTGGACCCAGACTTGGGCATGCAGATGGTCACTTGGAACGGAGCCAAGCTGTACTGCCGCATCAGCGTTTGGAACGGCGCATCGGTGTCCGGTGGCACATACCCTGGCAACAACAGCTCCGTCGTGTACCAGACCATTGTCAACACAGGGGACAGGTTCTACCTAATGTACTCGGTCTCGGACGACTCACCGTACGCGCGCATCATGCTCGACTACACCGGCACCATGAGGCTCCTCACCTGGAACAGCtactcctcatcatggatagccaCATCCGAGCGCCCCTCCGGCGGTTATGGTGTCTATGGCTCGTGTGGCCTGTTTGGCTACTCTGACTTCACGGGGGCCACCCCCACATGCGAGTGCTTGGATGGGTTTGAGCCTGATCCAATGAATTCCTCGAGAGGGTGCCGGAGAGTGGAAGCGCTGAAGTGTGGCAGCAAAAATCATTTTCTGCGCTTGTCCGGAATGAAGGTGCCTGACAGGTTCTTGCACATCCGAAACAGAAGCTTTGACCAGTGCGCGGCGGAGTGCAGCGGCAACTGCTCGTGCACAGCGTATGCTTACGCCAACCTCAGCAGTGCAGGCACTCTGGGGGATCAGACAAGGTGCTTGGTTTGGACAGGGGAGCTTGTCGACACGTGGAAGACCAACAACTATGGCGAGAACCTGTACATTCGCCTTGGGGACTCTCCTGCTGGTATGGACGACATTACTGTTTCGGATCAATAGTTTTTCTTTTGTTTACTTGGATGCACAAGAACTTTTTTTTAATCATCCAGCAgagataagtactccctccgtaaagaaatataagagcgtttagatcactaaagtagtgatctagcgtttagatcactaaataaatatactttagtgatctaaacgctcttatatttttctacagagggagtacaaaacagGGAAATTTTAGACATGGGACTGTAGGCGAACATACTACTCGTCCCTGATGCCACTACATAATTAGCCAGTTCCTTTTGTCTATGCAGAGTCAGGAAATGACCAAGTATTTATTTTATTCACGAAAGGGCAAACAGCTTGCCTTTTCATTTATCATAGAGCTCTGTTATACAGGGAAACTGCAAGTATTTTGTACTACTGCACCCTCAGTTTTACCACATGCCTAGCAGTACCGCTCGAGGGGTTACTGAAATTAAGAATACCTAGGTACATAGATCAGTCATGGTACTTCATGCAAGTAACTAAATCTATACTCTTGCAAGTTATGTTTGATGCAGTAAATTCTGTTGTGATACATTTCAGCAGTTCAGAAAAATAGCAATTTAGTGAAGATTGTGCCACCGGTTGTAGCATGCCTGCTACTACTCACGTGCATAGCCATTGTCTGGAAATGTGAGTAGAAAGATAGAGCAATAATTACCTTCCTTTCCTTCATACCAAGCTATTCTTTAAGTTCTAATCAGTTAAGTGCCAATGTCAATCAGCAGGGGTACGGCGGAAGAAGGAAATCAAGAAGAAACTGATGCTACGATACTTGGGTGCTTCTAGTGATCTTGGAGGCAAAAATTCAGATTTTCCGTTTGTTAGTTTTGAAGATATTGTGGCCGCAAAGGATAATTTCTCCGACTCCAATATGCTTGGAATGGGAGGTTTCGGCAAAGTTTACAAGGTAACACTAAGCTTAATTAACATCGGCAAGTAGGGTACAATATGTCCGCCAGAATTGTGGTCTGATTTTGTAAATATGTTTTTTTATTTCCTTCTAATTGACATTTGACACCATAATGGTCCTGTCAATCTATTCAAATTATCTTCAGTCTAATATGCCAAAAAACGCAGTAGGTTTCAGTGGAGAAAAAAAGTTGTGGCTTTCATTGTTTCTCAGTTCAGAATGATGGAATTAAGCACCTCACAAAAATGTATACAATTATGTAGGGAATACTGGAAGATGACAAGGAAGTTGCTATCAAAAGGCTTGGCAGTGGTTCTGGGCAAGGTATAGAGGAATTCAGAAATGAAGTGACTCTAATTGCCAAATTGCAGCACAGAAACCTAGTTAGACTTCTTAGTTGCTGCATTCATGATGATGAGAAGTTATTGATCTATGAATACATGCCTAACAAAAGCCTGGATTCCTTCCTTTTCGGTATATTCCGACTTCTGATCTCATGTTGCACAAAATTCTCAATGTTGACCATAAACTGTTTTTTTGTTCAGATTCTGAAAGAATATGCATGATGACTAACAATTTGTTTTATTGATCTGTTCATGCTGCAAGATAATACAAGAAAAGATGTCCTTGATTGGATGACACGGTTCAAAATAATTAAAGGGGTGGCAAGAGGCCTTCTTTATCTCCACCAAGATTCAAGATTAACAATAATTCATAAGCAAGCAACATCTTGTTGGACAATGAAATGAATCCTAAAATATCAGACTTTGGTATGGCAAGGATATTTGGTGGAAACCAGCAGCAAGGAAACACTATTAGAGTTGTTGGAACATAGTAAGTAATTCATGTGCTGAGCAGTGTCTATGATATTGTTCAATCTTAGGGATAGAATCAAGTTGGCAGGGATGAACACCTTTACTCCCATTGCCTGGTATATTTTTGGTTTAGTTAAGTTCAACTTGTGTTCTCAATGCTAGTGAAATGCTTTGATGAGTTTAGTTGGGTACTATTTTCTATATATTAAATTCAAAAACTAAAGGCTGTTGTTAAAAAGTGAGGACAGTTATGAGAAAATTTTGAATAATTAACCAGATTTGTCGGATATCTTTGCTTCGCTGCCCTGTCGGATGAAAGTTATGAAATTAGAATCTTATGTTTGTTCAGAGATTCAGTAATTTAGGATGAGCTTAGTTAAGAGCACTTTCACTTTTGTACTTTAATCTCTATTATCTTTGCAATTGCTAATTCCAATTTAAATCCCCCAAAGCCACGGATCTTCAGTCGTGTTTGATTAGGATGTTCCATGCAAGTCATGAAAGAGATAGATGGTTTTGGATAAGTGTAAAACTAGACTATTTAATAGTGTGACCAAACTGCCCCTTAGTAAGACCCACACTATTTTCTTTAAAAGGTGCACTGAGGCAAACTTAATGTTTAAACAGCGGTTACATGTCTCCAGAATATGTGATGGGTGGCGCCTTTTCTGTTAAGTCGGACATCTACAGCTTTGGTGTTCTTCTCTTGGAGATTGTAAGTGGCTTGAAGATCAGCTCACCTCAGCTCATAATGAACTTCCCAAACCTTACAACTTATGTAAGTATCATGGAATGCTTGAACCTGGTGACCTAAACAAAACTAGAGTTAATTGGTTGAAACTTGAATTTATTCATCAGGCGTGGAGATTATGGGAAGGTGGAAATGCAATGGAACTGGCGGACTCAACAATTGCTGGTAGCTGTCCAATTCATGAAGTTTTACGGTGCATTCACGTGGGACTCTTGTGTGTTCAACACCATTCAGATGCTAGGCCACTCATGTCATCATCTGTGTTTATGTTGGAGAATGAAATAACTTTGCTTCCAGAGCCAGAGCAACCTGCATATTTTGCAGCAAGAAATCAGGAAAATGGACATACCAGGGAAAACATGGATAATTCACAAAATACCATGAGTATCGCAACACTAATAGGGCGTTAGATGTTTAATGCCAGCTTATACCATATATTGGAACCCCATAATAGGTGTAAACtctctaatttactgcacataaaTTGTGGTTTTCAGCATAGTGGTGGTTGTAACCTCTGTTAGTTTATCGCATGTGAAGTACCGAAGTGGACTTTACTATGTATGAAGAAAATGTGGATAATGCATTATTACTAAAGGTTTATATTGTTTCTCATTTCAGACAAGGTGTTTCTATTCAGATATGCTTGTGTGTTATCTTCATTTGTTAAGAATAAGGTTTCCATCATAGCATGCATCTCAGTATGCCCTGCATTATACCTTTACCCTGAGATTGCTTGCtgctttttttttcaaaataaaggCTAAAAATCCAACCTCAGTGTATGACCAAGTGCCATCATTAACAGGATACTCCGCCCATATTTGGGGGAAATATGTAAACACCTTTCAAAATTACATGAACAAAATTTCCCACGTGCATATTTTTTAAATATATTAATATTTGTTTTGGGAGTATATGAATATATTTTTCGTGTGCAAGAATTTTTTtagggtcccgataactgccacacgtgtggtgtatcgggtagttgtgccacacgcctcgtgtggcatggacagcaaccagcccacacatctatgtgtgggcaaaacaactaatgcCCACACACATCTTTTTTCCCTCCTgaaccctctcacacgcgtgcgtgtgggcgaaattgataacgcccacacgcccgtatgtCAAGCCTCGTACCCTTCTGGTCCCGCACGCAACGCGTGACGCccaccgcgcgcccgcagttgccatggtccagaccctcgtccatgttcgtttatctgcagttgccatgtcgctgaactacggttgccatgtcggacaactgcagttgccatgtatggtctgatctaatgtagttaccatgatttcataactttaggagttgccacatactaacactaggcagttgagagagttgacatgtgctcacaagcatgctagggcagttgccatgtaataaggaagagttgccatctgcttacatgcacgttagggcagttgccatgtacgtgcacgttgaggcagttgccatgtaccatgcaaaaacacatggcaactcggtaaaagacagttgccatctgcttacgtgcacactaggcagttgccgtgtaccctgcaaaaacacatgacaattcgggtaaaaaaaagagttgccacctgcttacaAAGCACACTAGAGGCAGTTGCCATGTgcgctgcaaaaacacatggcaactagcagcttacGTGTGGGAGAgcagacgggcgtgtgggcgagatggcaaatgcccacacaccagcccttgtgtgtgactgaaaactggtgtgtgggtgaactgctaaacgcccacacaccggcccctccgtgtggtaaaacggatgtgtgggcgaactatgtcacacaccacacacacgccttgtcctacgtggcatagAAAAATTAGCCAGatcgtgtcaagattcgtgcatatagtactggacggtgatggatgcgtGTGGTTGAGATGGTCaacgtccacacgtgtgggcgttaacattttcgTTTTTTTAACGTGAgacaaatattatatatatatatattcagatATATTAtaattttatatttgtttacgtaaACTGTCTCACTTTAAACTAAAATTTAGatgaaattattttaaaaatttaTTAAGAAAAGAAAATATTTTTTGATTCTTTATGGAAAAGACACATTAATGGGCCGCGCTGGCGGCGAGCTTTGAGCGGTGCCAAGCCCCTAAGTAAACTTGCAGCCCGCTTGGCAGCCCACAAGAAAGCAAGTAGCGGCCATTTGCGTTCGCCGGCTCGCCGCAGTCCCCCCACTGCCGCCGCCGGCTCGCCCCAGTCCCCACTGGCGCCGCTGGTCCGCCAATCATGGCGCCACCGCCATATGCGTCTCCGGCGCGTCGTCTCCCCTGCCTGCCCCTCTCATTCCAGGTGGCCATAGCAAGCGGCCGGCACCTCATCGCGCCGTCGCGGCCACCCTCCCCTAATTTCCCCCGCCTGTCGCGCTCGCCGTCGGTACGTGCTCATCCCACCCACTCGAGTTGACAAATTCGGATGCTGCCTGATAATTTTTCCTTCTGAAGCAACGGGCCGGTGCCGCCTGATAAGGGGACAGTGTGCCCGCACGTCGCCGGGACGACCCCGCCGGAGCTCCATCTGACGGTAACCCGTTCCTGAGCAGTTAGCACACACCTTTCGTCCAACATGTACTTCCCACGCTTCCTGCCAGAGAGCGGCGAGTCGTCAAAGATGTTGAGATCTGGACATTAATTTCTGCACCATCCTGTTGCAGTGTTGCGTCAGGTTGTCTGGTGGCCTGGCTGTGTGAGATCCAAGTCCCCGGACTATTGCTACCATGGCGCATTTATGCCGACGAGGACTGCGATGGGACTCCGGTCACCCGATGGTTGCGAGTAGACCACGGTTTCTTGGCGTGTTTGATACAATCAACACATCCATGGCTTTGACATGGAGCATTTCTAGGTCCTTTAATTCCCCACAAAGACCAGCAGCAGTTTCCTACCCTGCAACCAAGCTAATCCAAAGCATTTTTTTCATACAATCTCCTTGTTTTGCTCTTCACAAACATACAGGCATGACAATGCTCCCCTTTTTTATCCTTCTATTATCGATTTGCTTCTGCAAATCCGATGACCGCCTTACACCTGCGAAGCCACTCTTGCCTGGCGACAAGCTCGTCTCCAACAATGGCATCTTTGCTCTTGGTTTCTTCTCCCCTGAAAACTCCACCGCAAACTCATATGTAGGCATATGGTACCACGACATCCCGGAGCGGACGTATGTGTGGGTGGCCAACCGCGACAACCCAATCGGCAGCGGTTTGTCTGGGAAGTTGGTTCTCACCAACAGCTCTGACCTTGTCTTGTCAGATTCCAAGGGCCGTATCCTTTGGAGGACGACGAACAACGTCACCGCCGGAGGTGATGGGGCTGTGGCGCTGCTGCTCGAGGCAGGGAACTTTGTCGTCCAGTTGCAGAATTTCACGCAGGTATGGCAGAGCTATGATCACCCGACTGACACCATCCTCCCCGGCTTCAAGTTATGGGCGAACTACAAGACCCACGCAGCAGTGCGCATCGTTGCTTGGAAGGGTTCTCAAGACCCATCCACCGGGAAATTCTTCCTCAGTCGTGACCCCAGCACGGGCCTACAGATCCTCACCTGGCGGGGGACAAGCAAGTACTGGCGCAGCGGACTGTGGAACGGTGCAGAAGCTTCAGACAAGAACGGATACATGTGGTCCCAGAACGTCGATGACGGGGAGATCATCTACTCGACGTACAACACTGGCAACAGCTCCTCCCGGAGATCGCACTGGAAGCTGGACTACACGGGCGACTTGATGCTCAGGATCTGGAGTGGCCAGTCATGGGTGGTTCTGTTCAAGCGCCCAGATGATGGCTGCCGCCAATACGGCTCGTGTGGTCCCTTTGGCTACTGTGACATGCTCACCAGGGTGTGCAGGTGCCTTGATGGGTTCGAGCCAGCGGACGGCTTCAGTGCCAACTTCTCCAGAGGATGCGTGAGAAAGGAGGCGCTGACATGTCATGGCTACCATTTCTCAGCCTTGCCTGGGATGAAGGTGCCTGACAAGTTTGTGTATGTGAGGAGCAGAAGCTTCGAGGAGTGCACTGCTGAGTGTGAGCGTAACTGCTCCTGCACTGCGTACGCTTACGCCAACTTGAGCAGTATTGTCGCAACCGGTGGCCCATCAAGATGCTTGGTCTGGACAGGGGAGCTTGTTGACTTAGAGAAGACAGGCGTACTTGGTGGCAACCTGTACCTTCGGCTTGCTGGTTCTCCTGGTATGTATATTGTTCCATACTTCCATGGTTGCTTTAATTCTTTTAACCTGCAGTAATAGTCTGCTTGTCAAACTACGAACACCAGCCTTTCCTACCCGGGACTTATAGTT
The window above is part of the Triticum aestivum cultivar Chinese Spring chromosome 2A, IWGSC CS RefSeq v2.1, whole genome shotgun sequence genome. Proteins encoded here:
- the LOC123190909 gene encoding G-type lectin S-receptor-like serine/threonine-protein kinase B120, whose translation is MAHLCRRGLRWDSGHPMVASRPRFLGVFDTINTSMALTWSISRSFNSPQRPAAVSYPATKLIQSIFFIQSPCFALHKHTGMTMLPFFILLLSICFCKSDDRLTPAKPLLPGDKLVSNNGIFALGFFSPENSTANSYVGIWYHDIPERTYVWVANRDNPIGSGLSGKLVLTNSSDLVLSDSKGRILWRTTNNVTAGGDGAVALLLEAGNFVVQLQNFTQVWQSYDHPTDTILPGFKLWANYKTHAAVRIVAWKGSQDPSTGKFFLSRDPSTGLQILTWRGTSKYWRSGLWNGAEASDKNGYMWSQNVDDGEIIYSTYNTGNSSSRRSHWKLDYTGDLMLRIWSGQSWVVLFKRPDDGCRQYGSCGPFGYCDMLTRVCRCLDGFEPADGFSANFSRGCVRKEALTCHGYHFSALPGMKVPDKFVYVRSRSFEECTAECERNCSCTAYAYANLSSIVATGGPSRCLVWTGELVDLEKTGVLGGNLYLRLAGSPGHNRKSGVRVVLKIALPVISFLVILSCIYLVCICKLRGKQANKESMKRPALEQFSTSQEVWDQNLELRSIRFEDIAAATNSFHDTNVLGKGGFGKVYKGTLENGKEVAVKRLSKGSEQGIEHFINEVVLIAKLQHKNLVRLLGCCIHEDEKLLIYEYLPNKSLDKFLFDTARKSVLDWTRRFNIIKGVARGLMYLHQDSRTTIIHRDLKPSNILLDVEMNPKISDFGMARIFGGNEQQESTRQVVGTYGYMSPEYAMEGIFSVKSDSYSFGILLLEIVSGLKISSPHHLVMDFSNLISYAWNLWADGRVRDFVDAAITGSYSLDEVSKCIHVGLLCVQDSSSARPHMSSVVSMLDSEAIPRAPPEQPVYFARINYETTEAMEDTENSANGVSLTALEGR